In Rhopalosiphum padi isolate XX-2018 chromosome 3, ASM2088224v1, whole genome shotgun sequence, the genomic stretch ACATGCAAAATGTTCGCTTAGTGAGCGAACATTTTTGTTTAGATTATTGACAAACAAATTAGTTTGGAAACACGTCTACATCAGACAAACGTTCGAAAAACATTCGACAAACGTTTGTCAAGAAATTGTTGGTGTTCGGCGAACGTTCGAcgaatgttttttaattgtttgttagGTGTGGACGCACCTTTAGGTGCGGTACAGCTGCAGTCGTGCGCGGGGTGGTGGTATGAACATTGTTCTCGAACGCTGCCGCTATACTTAGCAGAGCAGCACATGACGActgtaaatttatgattttttaaccaaaaacatgctttcgtacttcccattttcctcagctctcgttagtcgtagaaacatattttaaacaccaaaataaacttgagtAGTTCCTCTAGAGCAGGGGTCTCAAACTCAAATTACCTACGGGCCATATATATTTACTTCACAGGTTTGCGGGccaaacacttttttttactcagtttaataataaatctaaaataaacaaaataaattaaggaaagatgtaattattttattgattataattctaACAAagatgtacattgtacagtgtcttgattttttgtttagtagtaataatagtttctttttattttcgaGCTGCACTTGATACTTGACATCTCTTATTTTGTACCAAACTGTCTATATTTGCACAAGAACTTCTGGATGCCAAATGTAGAACAGATTGCAATTTTAAATTGGAAATTTGATTGCGGCTTTTTGATTTATTCAACTTCATGAGGGAAAATAATTGTTCACATACATACGTGCTACCAAACATGGataatatgtaacaaaaatgtttttgcaGTTTTGGATAATTGTTTTCAAGGTATTTAAACAATTCAGGAATTCCAACAgtttcaaattttgtttttaaattagtattacatTGCAAATCTATTAATTCTAGTTGGAGATCTTCCCTtacattttcaacatttatgGAAAATGGctcactaaaaagtaaaaaatcgtCTTTATACTTTTGGAAATCTACAAATCTACACTGAAATTCGtcttttagtaataaaatatgtgaaataaatttttttccatCATTGTTTTCTGTAGATACCTGTTTTAATGTAGGAAAGTGTACCAAATTATTTGATACAAGTTGAGTTTCCCATAATTTAAGTTTCATAGTAAATGATTGAATCGAATCGCACATATTTgtgataactttattttttccttGTAATTGTACGTTAAGAACATTTAGGTGTGTAGTAATATCAACAAGGAAAGCTAAATCTTTAATCCAATCAATATTATTCAGTTtcgaaacaattttatttttagatatcataaaacaattaatttcttttaataaattgaaaaatcttTGTAGCACTGCTCCACGACTAAGCCATCTCACTTCACTATGATATATCAAACAACCATACTGAGCATCCATTTCCTCAAGTAGTGCACTAAATTGTCTATTATTCAATGCATGAGATCTAATCCAATTAACAGTTTTAATGACTATATTCATAACATGttccattttcaattttttcgaaCATAAGGATTCTTGGTGAATGATGCAGTGAAAACTTTTCAATTCTACACCATAAGTCAAGGCTTTTGATTTTAGTCTAGAAACCAATCCCGCTTTTACACCTAACATTGCGGGAGCACCATCAGTAGTTATACTTGAAAATGTTTTCCAATCTACTTCTAATTCATTAAGACATTTCTCCacacaattatataaatcactTCCTGTTGTAGTGTCAGTCATAGGAATTAAATCTAAGAGCTCTTCTGttacatcaaaattatcaaaaactcCACGGATAAAAATAGCCAACTGTGCTGTATTTGTAATATCGGTACTTTCATCAATAgcaatagaaaaatttaaaaaattcttactTTTTTCATGTAATTGTTGTTTAACATTACTTGCCATTTCTTCAATTCTTTGAGCAATAGTATTTCCacttaaacttatatttaaaaatgcttgtTTTTTTTCGGGACATATAACTTCCACCGCACTAACAATACACTCTTTAATGAACTCGCCATCACTAAACGGTTTTGAAGCACGAGCAATTTTTTCTGCTATGATATAACTACATTTAACTGATTCGatattttcttttcttatattatcaaacaattttgtttgatgtaaaagacttttttttaattctttaaatttttcttcACGTAACTTTCCAACAAATTTATCGTAAATCTTACCATGATTAGTGTCGTAATGTCTTTTAATGTTATACTCTTTGATGACTGATACACTTTGtttacatattaaacatataggAACAGAATTACAActggtaaaaaaatatgcatagcCCCATTTTTCTTGAAAAATACGTCCTTCTTGACCGATTTTACGTTTAACACTTGACATTTTATTGAACGAGTAGCGCACACAAACTACATTCACGAACTGAGTATAATAAGAACCCGTACCTACACGTAATACACgttaaataataacacttatcttaatagattaattttatcgCATTGTGCTTATCATGatcgaattaaattattttgggaAATTCCTATTAcgaatgtataaaacaaaaaaatcaaacaatttttgaagaaataaatatttattgcggGCCACATCAAAAGGGGTTGCGGGCCGCATGTGGCCCGCGGGCCGCGTGTTTGAGACCACTGCTCTAGAGGACTGCGTTCCACttttttgatatcttttttttctattttataatatgattttttaaaaatgttaaaaattttgaaaatttcaaatgcaaatatctctggtttaaaaaaaaaattcaaaaatctggaacgagatcatctagaggaacttctcaagtttattttggtgtataaatcatgtttctacgactattgagagctgaggaaaatgggaagtacgaaagcatgtttttacgGTCGATTTTTCGCTACCAGAACGACCTCTTAACCGAACTAAGAGACAATGGTATATTTGTTTTTGGAACTTTAAGATTAAATCGtgtcaaaaatattcaattatatttagtagCGGGAAAATTATTACCACGTGGTGTATCTTCAGTCGCTACATCGAATGACAATATTTCAGTTGTACGTTGGGTCGACAATAAAGAAGTACATACAATTTCAACGTATGCTGGAGCTCTTCCTGAAGATGAAACTAAACGTTTTGAtcgtaaaacaaaacaatttatacaagtTTCTCGACCATTTTCAGtttagcaatataatatgttcatggGCGGAGTAGATATGATGGACCGTATGATTTCACATTAtgcacatttatttaaaaataaaaaatggtaccatcgtatttttttcatttcctaAATGTATCAATCGTTAACGCATGGatcatatataaaaagaaaacaaataataatatgtcactaCTAAACTTTAAAGCAGAAATCGCTACATCtttaattgcatttaataaGACTACATCAAAAAAACGAGGAAGACCAGGAGCTATAGATGAAAATATACCACTAAAAAAACGGATTGTTACCAAGACTTCAAACGTAAtaaggtacctaatataaaatattttttacaacttaaattttatttagttaaaataattatggtttaTAGATATGATGGATCTAACCACTACCCAAAAAAAGTGTCAACTAACCATCCACTAAGATGTCATGATGCTGACTGCAAAAGACGTACccgttatatttgttataaatgccAAGAACCTGTGTGTCCAGAATGTATGGAAcattttcatacaaaaaaaataattcaatttttttaacaagttgACTGCCACTCGCTGTGTTTGTCCCGTGTGATGTTGTATTTTTAGACAGATGTTAACATGGGCcatgggtttttttttcatatttcttataatttttttatcgtaattgtttatttaaatcattttaataatatttaaaaaaaaaataaaccgatTTGGAGTGAGTATCATATATGGTACTCAATGCcttttgtatcatattattcagttttccgTTTATTTTCATTCGATTCATCGTCGAGTTGTGacgttatttattagttttgtacAATGAACGAAAACGAAATTGTTCAAGCTCTTTGGTCATCAGATGAGTTATCTGAATTTGATGATAGTGATGCAGATCCTGACTTTGCTTTGGTAAATATtgcctaatttataatattttttgtatatcgtTTTAAGTGTACAAACGTCAAtcgttttatcataaatatgtaGATAATGCATAACTTTTATCGTGTATGACCttactaataatagtaaataatttaatataaaatatatattacctatttcatTTATATAGTATAGGATTCTGATACTGATGATGATATTATTCCTTCGAATAACTCACATGAAAATTATGATGCTTCTACTTTAAGTTCGTCTGGTTGGGGTCCTATAAACAGTAATGCTTCTAGTCCAGTGTTCAATTCTGAGTCTTTTGGAATCAACCCAGACATTCTCGAAACACTTAATGATGGTACACCATATgacttattttctttatttattgatGACGAAgtcttaaatttattagttattgaaaCTAACAGATATGCTCGTGATTTACTTTCAACTCCTCGTGGTCCAAAATCTAGACTCAATAAATGGGTTGATGTTGACACAGTTGAAATTAAGAGATTTTTGGGAATAGTTATGTGGATGAGGTTAAATCCACTACCAACTTTGGCAAGTTATTGGAGCAAAAATGAAATGTATCAAACACATATTCCTAAGTATATGACCAGAAACAGATTCGAGTTGCTTTTGAGAACTTTTCATTGTTCAAACAATCAAATATGTCCTAGAGGTGACAGATTGTATAAAGTTCGTGGTTTGGTTGATATGCTAGTGAGCAAATATAAAGTATGCAACATACCAGGGGAAAATTTGTGTATTGACGAATCGGTGATTCCATTTGTTGGACGTTTGTCGTTCcgtcaatacataaaaaattaaaggcATTGATAcggcataaaaatatttaaattatgtataaatgatgGGTATACTattggatttaaaatatatgctgGTCAAGAAGCTATCCCGGGAGTGGCAGTTTCAACGAAAATTGTAATGGAGTTAGCTGCAGATTATTTAGATGAGGGTAGAACCATGTTTACAGACAACTGGTACACATCAGTCAGTTTAGCAAATGAACTTTTAAGCCGATCAACAAATCTTGTAGGTACATTACGTTCTAACAGGAAGTTTAACCCAAAAGACGTAATAAACGCTAAATTAAAGAAAGGTGAAATAAAATCAAgccaaaatgaaaataataccgTGATTATGAAGTGGAAGGACAAACGCGATGTACTTATGTTGTCAAAAAAACACAAAGACAATTTAATAGAAACAACTAATAAACGTGctcaaaaattattcaaaccAAAAATGGTAATGGATTATAATAAGGCAAAAGGTTTTGTCGATATTTCTGATTTGAGAAATTCTTACCACTCACCACTTCGTCGATCATTAAAATGGTATAGAAAAATTGCATTCgaaattttactaaatacaaGTTTATTAAATGCATTGACATTATTTAATACTGTGACTGGTTATAAAATGGGTGTGACAGAATTTAGAGAAAATATAGTTCAAGCTTTACTAATGAAAACAACCAACATACCAATGATATCCAAACCAACTGAAGGAGAAATTCATAAGATTGTTAATTCTAATCGTGGTAGGTGTTCAAATTGTTATTTCGAAATGGTTCAACAAGGTGGAAGGGAACACGCACAAAAAATTACACGTAAAGTACAAACGAAGTGTCCAGGCTGTTCTAAACATCTCTGTTTGGATTGTTTTTTCAAATTgcattcaacaaaaaaaatataatttataattatatattatataataataataataataatatttataatatatttatgtttgattttattgatattttaactaaaaaaagcttaaagtgtataatatgaatacaagttatataacttttttttaaatatatttatgtttgatttattaatattttaactgaaaaagttttaagtgtatactgtagtataatattaatacgagttgtataattttttttttcttttggagTACAAAGCTTCTAGCAGTTTTTTTTCTAGCATTACCCATAACTTTATACTCCGGTcccataaacaaaaatatattaaaaatcaagagtTTGATGAAGACTCTTTGGAAAGAAAAAATGTTcggcgttataataataaaaccaatatttatCCAAATCTTCCGCTTGAAATGGTTTAAAaccgtcaaaattaaaaaataaaaaaataattgtacccatttttatttaaaaatatttttatcatatgtattaatgtattaattaatatattaaaatatttagtttgtataaaaattaattttatatgtaactataaatattgttacagattgtttttttgtattacaacgcaaaataaatacgtaaaatGTTAATTgcataatgttatgtattatatttcattttattattgtacacataaCTATGCACTTTTTACATAGATAATTTCAtgtgtcatataatattatagtacgtcAGTTATCCATTATCTATATGAACGCTAgcattaatttaagttatcagttttaataaattgtcattaatcaaaatgttgtgttttaattaattattatgtatcaataaATGTGTTCTGTACAtttgtaagtacctacataatttaattttaatttatatacattatatgaacaatgaaaatgtttagtttatatagattgtttttttttacataaggtACTGcaattgcaataatataaataattatagtattacagtaggtatttatttaataaatattatgtacaacaatcaacttcatattttatgtaggtattatgtttaaaattaaaataagtaaatacatcaatatttactaattagaactatttaaaatgttactaatatttatttagaagatTAAATTATCGTACAAAAATTGCTTCATGTCACTTCCCACACAGCATTTAGGtgctgattatatttttaaaatattgtctcGTCATAAACACGAAAATATTCtgaccaatttattttaaaaatattttctaaaagtttcaatggaaatattttaagtaatttatcttagaaatatttactcatagtttcctctgaaatatttttagtattttattttagaaatatttttttatcattctgacagagatattatttttattttttaatagttgcaTGGCCGTTTTTAACGTTCCCGTTTTAAGTGCTCTATTAGTccccgtataatataatatgtccctAGAAATTATTATCCACCCCCCCCACTTTAAAATTCCTGCAAGAATGCCAATGataccatttataatatatatgcttgGTGCAGGTTAGGTTttcgtattttcaattttttttgggtGGAGGGGGTCCAATAATTCCGaatgatataatttgtataaatgtataatgcattatatatttatatattatgcattatacattaatatttacatagttaTACAGTGCTCAACTTATTATTGATGGTGGTTACAGCAGGGGGGCAGAGTACCTCAACTACAATTGTTCAGAGATTTTAGCGTAGGTAcccctattattatttttaagggggACCctcagaaaaagaaaaatagctgcctactataatatgtacctattataggtataagCGAAAACGTCGTAAgtcccaaaaaaataaaaaatgaggttataaacaaaaaattattgtgaaattCGGCTTGTGTAGATGAATATGCCGTATGTCTGAAATATTACTccaaacatataatacaatcaataaTCAAATAACTTAAACGCCGTAAACCGTAGAAAAATGCATGGTTACTAGGTAATAACGCCGTAAAATCACCATACTAAGCATTAACGCAGTAAGTAATATTGAAGATACGGCATTTTATCTTGGTACATAGTACAAATTTTAATTGGCGGCATTTTGGCTTAGTAACACGGACCGGTTTACGTATCGCAAAGCAAGTCGACTATCGGaacattttatctataataaacttattcgatatttaattatttttctgcgGTGGAGTTTAGTTTACATTGTATCGTTGCCACgttcaaatgtaataatttttaaatttttaaaatgaataatgaaaatgatGAACCTTTTTTTTACGATCCAAATCTTCTGGTTGTACCTGCCTCACCAAGTAAGCATcggttataattatgttttttaatatttcaaaacaaactTTCAGAAATATATCATCTTCCTTAATACAATTACAGATTCAACTGAAACATTAGATGACCTTGATGAAATAATTGGTATTGCAGCGTTGCCCATGCACTTTGATGACGGATTcgtaattgaaaatttcgatccAGCTCACGACAATACATCAACTTCGAACAATTCCGAAAATGAGTCCTATACCAAACGTGGCCAAATAAGAAAACGTAAGAAATATAACACGTCTCCTAAAActcgtaaagaaaaaaaaatagagcttatgaaatataaacatactatTTTACCTGGGTGTGAACATGATAAATGTAGAAACAAATGTACacaaaaaataacggaaaatcgcagaatagaaataaataaacagtattGGGAAATGAATTGGTCGGAAagaaaatcttatattttaaatacttgcgAACGTTTTGacgtaaaattacataaaaataatgaaaattgtaaaagactaaatagtttgaaattatttttatctgatgAATTTGATGTGCGAATGCAAGTTTGTAagcctttttttttaactactttaGGATTTAAGAAGACTAATGATCGTGTGCTTAATGTTCTTGTTTCAACCCCCAAAGGTCAAATTACACCAACTTCTGATAAACGGGGTAAACATCcagcaattaataaatttaaatatgaaacctTAGTTATGGATCACATTGAATCATTTAATCCAACAATTTCACATTATCGCCGTGAACACGCGCCAAACATTCGTTATTTACCGAGTGATGTCACTATAACTTTTATGCACCAACATTTTATAGAAAAGTTCCCTGAATTAGACCGTAATTATATTTCGTATGAATATTATCGATGCaaggtaaaagaaaaaaatatttcattcgcGCAGTTAGGTCATGAAGAATGTGAACTTTGCGAAAGCTTTAATATTCAAGAACACAAAACTCAAATTTTGCCCGAATGTGATGtttgtacaatttatacaactcatataaacaaaactaaaaaagctagagatttatacaaaaaacaagCAGACATGGGATtcgacgaaaaaaatatttatttgtccgTTGACTTACAGGAGGTAATTATGTTACCTCGTGTcgattcttttaaaaatgttatattcacAGAACGAATTGTTGCGTATCATGAAAGTTTCGTACCTTTGgggaaaaaatctaaattatttccATTCGCTTGTATTTGGCACGAAGGCATTAATGGTCGCAATAATTGCGCAAAAATTGATAAGTACATTTTATGCGTTTCTATTAAGTAACCGAGATGCAAATACAGTGACGATTTGGCTTGACAATTGTAGCagccaaaataaaaattggtgcTTATTTAGTTttcttatttacataataaattccgAAGAAATCTGtgctaatgaaataattttaaattattttgagccGGGCCATACTTTTATGTCAGCGGATCACTTTCACCATCAGGTCGAGCTGTCACTGAAACACCAAAAGAAAACGTATGACTTTGATGATTTTGCCATTGCTATTGGCAACGCAAATAAATCTAAagttgttgttaaaaaaatggaACACTCGGACTTTTTTTTATGGAAGGATTATAAAGCTCAGCAAAAATTGATCAAATCAACAAATCGTGTTTTACTCTAAGATGTAGTATCTGTTCAAGTTAAACGTGGGAAATTTATATTGTTCACTAAAAACGATTACGATGAAGAATATTCAGAATTAgactttttaagaaaaaatgttatgaaaatcaATGGAATGCCGCATCCAACCTCATTAACGAAACCACAAGGGGTTTTACAAGAAAAACGCGATAGTATCTTACAAAATCTGTCTCAAGTTCTCCCAGCCAACAGAAAAATTTTTTGGGAAAATATTCCAACatgctaattattataaaaattatgtattataaagtatttttttttatttataaattgacttaaaaataatattgttgttttgtgaattctttaaaattaaaatgtataaataattttatcatatcagAAATTGTTAATTACGAGTTACGGCATTCTTGCTTTTGAATAGTGTAGCAAAAGTTTATACCAATACTAAGGTACAACGAGTAAAGTAAAATatcttgttaattattaatttaatcatatttattattgtttcattgCATTCGTTGGGTAAAATTACATAAGAAaccatatatcatatttaaataattagaatgtACAAGgtgttatgattttatgaaaatacaaaatacaaaaacgcGTTTttctcaaaatcgtttttcggtGACCTACGGCGTTTTCGCTTATGACGGCAGTATAGGtcctatagtaataatttattgaagaatGGTGGAGTCATCAAATTTATTTCTTGCGTAAGTTTTCGAGCGTTCGGCCGCGTCCGCCGAGTTCGTTAGCTACctaattttaaactgtttttcataattcataaaaatattttgttcaatggTTAAAACTGTGTCCACAAGAAACCTACATAAATCGAGGTCTGCAAATATGTTAGAATTTTTAGTTAGATCTaagaaatcatattatattttaatttatagccaTCCTGCCAGGCGTTGCCCATGAAACTAGATTGTGATTATTATGCGTATGCCCGTAGAGGTTTTGGTTACATTTTTTAGTGAAGCGAATAAATATGTATCCCTCCCTctcataacaaaaattaaacagtaGGCACTAGGCACAAatggaatttaaaaacataaaaataattataattatatatataataatacataatatacgacattatgacaatataacaactgattatttgttttgttgttgaACTACGTGGCACAGCCGTGGCTGTGGGCagactatattactataaatataataccaaataccacatctatttttagtatacaGAGGCGATGAAAAACAAGTCTCTCGATGATCATTACGCATGCCCCTGTGCCCTGTGGccctgtaataattattatttcgtggATTTCTTATCGGTTTATCGATATTTTTGGTAATATATACCACCTACATGgaatgaaatacaataatttaataaataataattcatagtaaagtaataatataataaactaggtAATATGATCATGCAGTaagtttattaggtatattatcatgattcatgattaaagtgaaataaagaagaattttttctcaaataaaatcataaatacgtTAAACATTATtagcaaatatattaatataaaatgtaggaAATTTATGAAAAGTGAGTTGGTAATTCTGTTTTGGTCGTTGCCTCGTTGGTATGACGGAACGTTCCGTACGTATTTCGGTCCGCTCTGTACTGCATTGCCGCGATTCTCGATTTACTTACGTAGTACgtactatttattatagtactagtaatactacttattattattaagttacgtACTACTGAATTTAATTTACACGCGTATGCTATTTGCTGCATCGTTAATCGTTATTCGTTGGACACGCCGACACGGAGACCAACACATAGGTACTGGATAAATGTGGACCGTGGAGTAATCGCCTACGCCCCGGCCATTTGTGCAGAAaggtttgtttttattcaataactattatttttatattattgtatgtattcaAGCTGTGTACAACGTAAATCCAGCGAGTGCTTGCGAATTATATTTTGACCATGCTGTTCCGATGTAACGAAGTATAAGCTGTTTTGCTTTTCGCCGCACTCGCTGGATTTATTACGTTGGACACACTGCGTTATACCCGCGTGATTGCCATTTGCCATCCTTTTGTTCTTTTGTTATCGGGACAATTATCtcactatttttatgatttattagccttcttaatacctatttataaatacataagtattTAAGGCCGTTcggtatttatcaatattattatttttcaatatatttgttgtatGCCTAGCgcaataatttttgttgtaaaaatcATTCACTTTATTAGCTAGCTGGTAACCTAGCTCTGTCCTCACACTGCGAGTCACAGCGTAATTTGTAGGAGCTGTCtcgaaaataaacaattattatatatgattaagctctttaataaaataaaataaaatacaatcttGTATTCTAGTTATAAATCTAGTTAAGAGGCCGTCGTGGTAAAAGTGTTacgtatacaacgctcaagAGATGGCGTTGAATTCCATCTCGCCGCCGTCGCGGTAGGCCGTAACCACGCCCATCGTGTACGCGACGGGGTCCGCGTGTTGTAATCGCGGgagaggtacattattatttcacggacGGTCGTGCTGAACGTTTCGCAT encodes the following:
- the LOC132925826 gene encoding uncharacterized protein LOC132925826 — encoded protein: MNNENDEPFFYDPNLLVVPASPNSTETLDDLDEIIGIAALPMHFDDGFVIENFDPAHDNTSTSNNSENESYTKRGQIRKRKKYNTSPKTRKEKKIELMKYKHTILPGCEHDKCRNKCTQKITENRRIEINKQYWEMNWSERKSYILNTCERFDVKLHKNNENCKRLNSLKLFLSDEFDVRMQVCKPFFLTTLGFKKTNDRVLNVLVSTPKGQITPTSDKRGKHPAINKFKYETLVMDHIESFNPTISHYRREHAPNIRYLPSDVTITFMHQHFIEKFPELDRNYISYEYYRCKVKEKNISFAQLGHEECELCESFNIQEHKTQILPECDVCTIYTTHINKTKKARDLYKKQADMGFDEKNIYLSVDLQEVIMLPRVDSFKNVIFTERIVAYHESFVPLGKKSKLFPFACIWHEDVVSVQVKRGKFILFTKNDYDEEYSELDFLRKNVMKINGMPHPTSLTKPQGVLQEKRDSILQNLSQVLPANRKIFWENIPTC
- the LOC132925825 gene encoding piggyBac transposable element-derived protein 4-like, which encodes MELAADYLDEGRTMFTDNWYTSVSLANELLSRSTNLVGTLRSNRKFNPKDVINAKLKKGEIKSSQNENNTVIMKWKDKRDVLMLSKKHKDNLIETTNKRAQKLFKPKMVMDYNKAKGFVDISDLRNSYHSPLRRSLKWYRKIAFEILLNTSLLNALTLFNTVTGYKMGVTEFRENIVQALLMKTTNIPMISKPTEGEIHKIVNSNRGRCSNCYFEMVQQGGREHAQKITRKVQTKCPGCSKHLCLDCFFKLHSTKKI
- the LOC132925823 gene encoding general transcription factor II-I repeat domain-containing protein 2A-like, whose protein sequence is MSSVKRKIGQEGRIFQEKWGYAYFFTSCNSVPICLICKQSVSVIKEYNIKRHYDTNHEKIARASKPFSDGEFIKECIVSAVEVICPEKKQAFLNISLSGNTIAQRIEEMASNVKQQLHEKSKNFLNFSIAIDESTDITNTAQLAIFIRGVFDNFDVTEELLDLIPMTDTTTGSDLYNCVEKCLNELEVDWKTFSSITTDGAPAMLGVKAGLVSRLKSKALTYGVELKSFHCIIHQESLCSKKLKMEHVMNIVIKTVNWIRSHALNNRQFSALLEEMDAQYGCLIYHSEVSTENNDGKKFISHILLLKDEFQCRFVDFQKYKDDFLLFSEPFSINVENVREDLQLELIDLQCNTNLKTKFETVGIPELFKYLENNYPKLQKHFCYILSMFGSTYVCEQLFSLMKLNKSKSRNQISNLKLQSVLHLASRSSCANIDSLVQNKRCQVSSAARK
- the LOC132925824 gene encoding piggyBac transposable element-derived protein 4-like, with the protein product MNENEIVQALWSSDELSEFDDSDADPDFALDSDTDDDIIPSNNSHENYDASTLSSSGWGPINSNASSPVFNSESFGINPDILETLNDGTPYDLFSLFIDDEVLNLLVIETNRYARDLLSTPRGPKSRLNKWVDVDTVEIKRFLGIVMWMRLNPLPTLASYWSKNEMYQTHIPKYMTRNRFELLLRTFHCSNNQICPRGDRLYKVRGLVDMLVSKYKVCNIPGENLCIDESVIPFVGRLSFRQYIKN